One Pantanalinema sp. genomic window carries:
- a CDS encoding bifunctional riboflavin kinase/FAD synthetase, with the protein MTQFKGRPVETIFLHYPDLALERPSIPSVVAIGMFDGIHQGHRAVIARAKAIAAREGLPCVVFTFVGHPRAVLRPDFPVPLITTWDEKQALLAELGVDVVIGAHFTPAFSGIDAREFIRRILAEQLAARHVVVGYNFAFGHQQSGNVETLQALGPDHGFSVTVVPPCTLDGAPVSSSRIRKLLATGHVEEANHLLGRPYSLSGPVVKGDQRGRLLGFPTANVSADPQKLLPAYGVYAGNARWDGRSNPCVVNLGMRPTFDPPQLRIEAHLLDYAGDLYDRAMTLELVHRLRPEQAFTSIDALVSQIRADVTRAAELLGASGVPRA; encoded by the coding sequence ATGACCCAATTCAAGGGACGTCCCGTGGAAACCATCTTCCTTCACTACCCCGATCTGGCGCTCGAGCGCCCTTCCATCCCCTCTGTCGTCGCCATCGGGATGTTCGACGGGATCCATCAGGGCCACCGGGCCGTCATCGCCCGGGCCAAGGCGATCGCCGCGCGCGAGGGCCTGCCCTGCGTCGTCTTCACCTTCGTGGGGCACCCGCGCGCGGTGCTGCGGCCCGACTTCCCGGTGCCGCTCATCACCACCTGGGACGAGAAGCAGGCTCTCTTGGCCGAGCTCGGCGTGGACGTCGTGATCGGGGCCCACTTCACCCCGGCCTTCTCCGGGATCGACGCGCGCGAGTTCATCCGCCGCATCCTGGCCGAGCAGCTCGCGGCGCGGCACGTGGTGGTCGGCTACAACTTCGCCTTCGGGCATCAGCAGTCGGGCAACGTCGAGACCCTGCAGGCCCTCGGTCCCGATCACGGCTTCTCGGTGACGGTCGTTCCGCCCTGCACCCTGGACGGCGCCCCCGTCTCGAGCTCGCGGATCCGCAAGCTGCTCGCCACCGGCCACGTCGAGGAGGCGAACCACCTGCTCGGGCGTCCCTATTCCCTCTCGGGCCCGGTGGTGAAGGGCGATCAGCGCGGGCGCCTGCTGGGCTTCCCGACCGCCAACGTCTCGGCCGATCCGCAGAAGCTCCTGCCCGCCTACGGCGTCTACGCCGGCAACGCCCGCTGGGATGGCCGCTCGAACCCCTGCGTGGTCAACCTGGGGATGCGCCCGACCTTCGATCCGCCGCAGCTCCGCATCGAGGCGCACCTGCTCGATTACGCGGGCGATCTCTACGACCGCGCCATGACCCTGGAGCTGGTGCACCGCCTGCGCCCTGAGCAGGCCTTCACCTCCATCGACGCCCTGGTCTCCCAGATCCGCGCCGACGTGACCCGGGCCGCCGAATTGCTCGGAGCCTCGGGGGTCCCCCGCGCCTAG
- the aroE gene encoding shikimate dehydrogenase — protein sequence MPDAHTFLLGLIGHPLGHTLSPRLHRSALAHAGLDGVYLALPTPSERVEDAVRAVRAWRIRGLNVTLPHKEAVIPLLDDLTSRARRVGAVNTLFWDGDRLVGDNTDTAGFEALIEGLPVAGRKVLVLGAGGSARAVADVLGEQGAREVVFAVRREGASRDLVESFARAFGATCYREIPWEALAEHLGEAALVVNTTPVGMYPDGDRSPLSPEQVDLLGAGSAVVDLVYRPAATRLVQDARARGLTARSGLVMLAAQASAAFERWTGARVPLEVWLGALDETRG from the coding sequence CCCTCTCGCCGCGCCTGCACCGCTCGGCCCTGGCCCATGCCGGCCTCGACGGCGTCTACCTGGCCCTGCCCACCCCAAGCGAGCGCGTGGAGGATGCCGTGCGCGCCGTGCGCGCCTGGCGCATCCGGGGCCTCAACGTCACCCTCCCCCACAAGGAGGCGGTGATCCCCTTGCTGGACGATCTCACCTCGCGCGCCCGGCGGGTGGGGGCGGTCAACACCCTCTTCTGGGACGGCGATCGCCTCGTGGGCGACAACACCGACACGGCCGGCTTCGAGGCCCTGATCGAGGGCCTGCCGGTCGCGGGTCGGAAGGTGCTGGTGCTGGGGGCGGGCGGCTCGGCCCGCGCGGTCGCGGACGTCCTGGGCGAGCAGGGCGCGCGCGAGGTCGTCTTCGCGGTGCGGCGAGAGGGGGCCTCGCGGGACCTGGTGGAGAGCTTCGCTCGGGCCTTCGGCGCGACTTGCTACCGCGAGATCCCCTGGGAGGCGCTCGCCGAGCACCTGGGCGAGGCGGCCCTGGTGGTCAACACCACCCCGGTCGGCATGTACCCCGACGGCGATCGCAGCCCCCTGAGCCCCGAGCAGGTCGACCTGCTCGGCGCGGGCTCGGCCGTGGTCGATCTGGTCTATCGCCCGGCGGCGACCCGCCTGGTCCAGGATGCCCGCGCGCGCGGCCTGACGGCCCGCAGCGGCCTGGTCATGCTCGCGGCCCAGGCCTCGGCGGCCTTCGAGCGCTGGACCGGCGCGCGCGTCCCGCTCGAAGTCTGGCTCGGCGCGCTGGACGAAACCCGTGGTTAG